From a region of the Methanothrix sp. genome:
- a CDS encoding DUF1232 domain-containing protein, with translation MDRFDKILEKDIEGYEGKHSDLVRYAPAFYRLMSRMLGDPELPRRMWKLVIAAIAYFILPSDIIPEESQGAVGYVDDIFLCAMVADQVRTTTGSDEILLRNWDGDESVIPLIRDILGREKELIGDKKDALMSYIGYEELINASQ, from the coding sequence TTGGATAGATTTGACAAGATACTCGAGAAGGACATAGAGGGCTATGAGGGAAAGCACAGCGATCTCGTGAGATACGCCCCTGCGTTTTACAGGCTCATGAGCCGCATGCTCGGGGATCCGGAGCTGCCCAGGCGCATGTGGAAGCTGGTCATAGCTGCGATAGCATATTTCATACTGCCATCCGATATCATCCCTGAGGAATCGCAGGGGGCAGTTGGATACGTGGACGACATATTCCTGTGCGCCATGGTCGCTGATCAGGTGCGCACCACCACAGGATCTGATGAGATACTCCTGAGGAACTGGGACGGCGATGAATCTGTAATCCCGCTCATTCGCGATATACTTGGCAGGGAGAAGGAGCTGATAGGCGACAAGAAGGATGCCCTCATGAGCTACATCGGCTATGAGGAGCTGATAAACGCCAGTCAATGA
- a CDS encoding DJ-1/PfpI family protein, which translates to MKVVVPLAEGFEEIEFVTVVDILRRAGIDVEIAGLREGTIQGSHGVRVIPDTTFDRVDLKSADAIVLPGGNPGFINLGKDERVLDAVRKMSAAGKYVAAICGAPSVLVKAGVLDGRMATVHPAGKEEVAACARYMDERVVVDDKIVTSQGPGTAMDFALKLVELLAGREAMLKVGRETLALK; encoded by the coding sequence ATGAAGGTTGTGGTGCCGCTTGCGGAGGGCTTTGAGGAGATCGAGTTTGTGACAGTGGTTGACATCCTCAGGCGCGCTGGAATCGATGTGGAGATCGCCGGCCTCAGGGAGGGTACAATCCAGGGCTCACATGGTGTGAGGGTTATTCCGGACACCACCTTCGACCGGGTGGACCTGAAGAGTGCGGATGCGATAGTGCTCCCTGGAGGGAATCCTGGGTTCATCAACCTGGGCAAAGATGAACGTGTTCTCGACGCTGTCCGGAAAATGTCTGCAGCCGGCAAGTACGTGGCTGCGATATGCGGCGCACCGTCTGTCCTCGTGAAGGCGGGGGTTCTGGACGGCCGGATGGCCACAGTCCATCCAGCTGGAAAAGAAGAGGTGGCTGCGTGTGCGCGGTACATGGACGAACGCGTGGTCGTTGATGATAAGATTGTCACAAGCCAGGGACCGGGCACAGCCATGGACTTCGCCCTGAAGCTCGTCGAGCTCCTCGCCGGAAGGGAGGCAATGCTTAAAGTTGGGAGAGAGACGCTGGCCCTGAAGTAG
- a CDS encoding Hsp20/alpha crystallin family protein: MWRRRYPSIFDIFESFMRGFPFERKERFEEDWFLSPFEEMIKRFETEMPKEFRELVREEETPEGKVRRYGPFVYGFSYVVEPGKEPIFREFGNIRPSYRGIEASIGREPLVDIMEEKDSYKIFVELPGVDKSNVKLDVAEDSVEIRTDDEKRFYKMIQLERPVDPDSAKATYNNGVLTLTLEKKEKRKGKEVKIE, encoded by the coding sequence ATGTGGAGGAGAAGGTATCCGTCGATCTTTGATATCTTCGAGAGCTTCATGAGAGGATTCCCGTTCGAGCGAAAGGAGCGCTTTGAGGAGGACTGGTTCCTGTCCCCCTTCGAGGAGATGATAAAGAGGTTCGAGACCGAGATGCCGAAAGAGTTCAGGGAGCTCGTCAGAGAGGAGGAGACTCCTGAGGGCAAGGTGAGAAGGTACGGGCCGTTTGTGTACGGCTTCAGCTACGTGGTCGAGCCAGGGAAGGAGCCGATCTTCAGGGAGTTCGGCAACATCAGGCCCTCATATCGCGGCATCGAGGCCAGCATAGGTCGCGAGCCTCTTGTCGATATAATGGAGGAGAAGGACAGCTACAAGATCTTCGTGGAGCTGCCGGGTGTGGACAAGTCCAATGTCAAGCTCGATGTCGCCGAGGACAGCGTCGAGATCAGGACGGATGACGAGAAGAGGTTCTACAAGATGATCCAGCTGGAGCGCCCTGTCGATCCGGACAGCGCAAAGGCCACCTACAACAACGGCGTGCTCACCCTGACGCTCGAGAAGAAGGAGAAGCGGAAGGGCAAGGAGGTCAAGATCGAGTAG
- a CDS encoding DUF367 family protein, translated as MHLLVYHANQCDPKKCTGRKLARFGIARLTHRITDLRGYLVLSPFSERALSPEDRSAGKGLAALDCSWAEAESVFERIRANTRALPFLLAANPVNFGRPFRLSTAEALAAALFILGEREQAELVLSKFSWGHTFLELNREPLEEYAAARDSAEVVRIQSEYM; from the coding sequence ATGCATCTCCTGGTATACCACGCAAACCAGTGCGATCCGAAGAAATGCACGGGAAGAAAGCTGGCGCGCTTCGGGATTGCAAGACTGACACACAGGATCACCGATCTCAGAGGGTACCTGGTTCTAAGCCCGTTTTCTGAGCGAGCGCTGTCTCCGGAAGACAGATCTGCAGGAAAAGGACTTGCAGCCCTTGACTGCAGCTGGGCGGAGGCCGAGAGCGTCTTCGAGAGGATTCGTGCAAACACAAGAGCCCTGCCGTTTCTCCTTGCTGCAAACCCTGTGAACTTCGGCAGGCCCTTCAGGTTATCAACTGCGGAGGCACTTGCGGCTGCACTTTTCATTCTGGGAGAGAGGGAGCAGGCAGAGCTTGTGCTCTCGAAGTTCTCCTGGGGGCACACATTCCTCGAGCTCAACAGGGAGCCTCTCGAGGAGTACGCAGCTGCAAGGGACAGCGCTGAGGTCGTGAGGATACAGAGCGAGTACATGTGA
- a CDS encoding valine--tRNA ligase, whose product MSEISKEYNFKEVEEKWIERWDPSVYYFDWGSEKPQYIIDTPPPYPTGNFHIGNALNWCYIDFVARYKRMRGYNVMFPQGWDCHGLPTEVKVEETYHITKNQVPREEFRRLCEEMTAQAIERMRRTITRLGISTDWSNEYITMKPEYYVKTQRSFVQMYEKGMIYREDHPVNWCPRCATAIAFAEVEYDTRMTTLNYMRFESDYGSLEIATTRPELLPACVAVAVNPNDERHIRFVGKSVRVPLFDYEVPVLSDPAVDPSFGTGVVMICTFGDKQDVRWWVEHKLPLRQAIDRDGRLTEIAGKFRGMGITDAKKAIVEEMLSRGIIYRQEPLEQNVGLCWRCKTPIEILSERQWFVRIYPDVIIRTADEIKWVPEHMKLRLKNWTGTMEWDWCISRQRVFATPIPAWYCRRCGEVMVAKEEWLPLDPTKTQPPVSCSCGSNEFEPEEDVLDTWMDSSISALHVTGWLNREDPRYPAQLRPQGHDIIRTWAFYTILRSMALVGVKPWETILINGMVLGEDGRKMSKSLNNFVIPEEVFEKNGADALRQWAALGGSPGSDVMFQWKEIVAAGRFQQKLWSIYRFAAPFASDTDAPLSQIDRWLLGELGALVSRVTDAMEAFQFDEAFRAIRAFTWEVLADDYIEIVKSRLYGPDSVERRAAQATLYRVLDVLCRLMAPFIPFITEEIYSSLTGKSVHTQSWPAIERYSSPEGALIREIAAAIRRYKAERGLALNAPLPGIEIYTEMDLETFDLSGVANAPVQLGKGQPEIESRAVAVKPVMRLIGPRYRDHAGKIIKKLTSMDPADLERMLASGPLEIEGAEITPEMVEIVRETLSRGEAVDVLRLDRATVVIRRSS is encoded by the coding sequence ATGAGCGAGATCTCCAAGGAGTACAACTTCAAAGAGGTAGAGGAGAAGTGGATTGAGAGGTGGGATCCCTCCGTCTATTACTTCGACTGGGGATCGGAGAAGCCGCAGTACATAATCGATACACCCCCACCCTATCCCACTGGGAACTTCCATATTGGGAACGCCCTCAACTGGTGCTACATCGACTTCGTGGCCAGGTACAAGCGCATGCGCGGCTACAATGTCATGTTTCCCCAGGGATGGGACTGTCACGGTCTCCCAACAGAGGTGAAGGTGGAGGAGACGTATCACATAACCAAGAATCAGGTCCCAAGGGAGGAGTTCCGCAGGCTCTGCGAGGAGATGACCGCTCAGGCGATAGAGAGGATGCGACGCACGATAACACGTCTCGGCATCTCAACCGACTGGTCGAACGAGTACATCACGATGAAGCCTGAGTACTATGTGAAGACGCAGCGATCATTTGTGCAGATGTATGAGAAGGGGATGATATACAGAGAGGATCACCCTGTCAACTGGTGCCCGAGGTGTGCCACAGCCATAGCATTTGCAGAGGTTGAGTACGATACCAGAATGACAACGCTGAACTACATGCGCTTCGAATCTGATTATGGATCTCTGGAGATCGCCACAACGAGACCTGAGCTTCTGCCTGCATGTGTCGCTGTCGCGGTCAATCCAAATGATGAGAGGCATATCAGATTCGTCGGAAAGAGCGTTAGGGTCCCTCTATTCGATTACGAGGTCCCTGTCCTCTCGGATCCTGCAGTCGATCCTTCATTCGGCACCGGCGTGGTCATGATCTGCACATTCGGCGACAAGCAGGATGTTCGCTGGTGGGTCGAGCACAAACTCCCGCTCAGGCAGGCCATAGATAGAGATGGGAGGCTGACCGAGATCGCCGGGAAGTTCAGGGGCATGGGCATCACCGATGCGAAGAAGGCGATAGTGGAGGAGATGCTCTCCAGGGGTATAATCTACAGGCAGGAGCCTCTGGAGCAGAACGTGGGCCTCTGCTGGAGATGCAAGACGCCGATAGAGATTCTCTCTGAAAGACAGTGGTTCGTGCGCATATATCCAGATGTGATAATCAGAACTGCTGACGAGATCAAGTGGGTGCCGGAGCACATGAAGCTCAGGCTGAAGAACTGGACTGGAACCATGGAGTGGGACTGGTGCATCTCAAGGCAGAGGGTCTTCGCAACGCCGATACCTGCCTGGTACTGCAGGAGATGCGGGGAGGTCATGGTCGCGAAGGAGGAGTGGCTGCCGCTTGATCCCACAAAGACGCAGCCTCCGGTGAGCTGCAGCTGCGGATCGAACGAGTTCGAGCCTGAGGAGGACGTTCTGGACACCTGGATGGACAGCTCCATATCAGCTCTCCACGTCACGGGCTGGCTGAACCGCGAGGATCCGAGGTATCCAGCACAGCTCCGGCCGCAGGGTCATGATATAATCAGGACGTGGGCATTCTACACAATACTCCGCTCGATGGCGCTCGTCGGTGTGAAGCCCTGGGAGACGATACTGATCAACGGCATGGTCCTCGGCGAGGACGGCAGGAAGATGTCAAAGTCGCTGAACAACTTCGTCATCCCTGAGGAGGTCTTCGAGAAGAATGGAGCCGATGCCTTGAGGCAGTGGGCAGCCCTCGGAGGCTCACCTGGCTCAGACGTGATGTTCCAGTGGAAGGAGATCGTTGCCGCTGGCAGGTTCCAGCAGAAGCTATGGTCGATCTACAGGTTTGCGGCCCCGTTCGCTTCTGATACAGATGCGCCTCTCTCCCAGATCGACCGCTGGCTTCTCGGCGAGCTCGGTGCGCTCGTCTCAAGGGTGACAGATGCGATGGAGGCCTTCCAGTTCGACGAGGCGTTCAGGGCGATACGCGCCTTCACGTGGGAGGTGCTGGCCGACGATTACATAGAGATTGTGAAGTCCAGGTTGTACGGTCCTGACTCCGTGGAGCGGAGGGCTGCACAGGCGACGCTCTACAGAGTGCTGGATGTCCTCTGCAGGCTCATGGCGCCCTTCATACCATTCATCACAGAGGAGATCTACAGCTCGCTCACAGGAAAGAGCGTCCACACCCAGAGCTGGCCTGCCATCGAGAGATACTCATCTCCTGAGGGGGCTCTGATACGGGAGATCGCAGCCGCAATAAGGCGATACAAGGCAGAGAGGGGTCTGGCGCTGAATGCGCCGCTGCCGGGCATAGAGATCTACACAGAGATGGATCTGGAGACGTTTGATCTGAGCGGAGTGGCGAACGCTCCGGTACAGCTCGGGAAAGGGCAGCCTGAGATCGAGAGCAGGGCGGTCGCTGTGAAGCCTGTGATGCGCCTGATAGGTCCGAGGTACAGGGATCACGCGGGGAAGATCATAAAGAAGCTCACGTCCATGGATCCGGCGGATCTTGAGAGGATGCTGGCATCAGGGCCTCTTGAGATCGAGGGGGCAGAGATCACGCCAGAGATGGTCGAGATCGTGAGGGAGACGCTGTCCAGGGGAGAGGCGGTCGATGTTCTCAGGCTCGATAGAGCGACGGTGGTGATAAGGAGGAGCTCTTGA
- the cyaB gene encoding class IV adenylate cyclase — translation MIEVEAKARAPEDAEERILQMGGVLEGLENHTDIYFRSPVRDFASSDEALRIRIKDDGAYLTYKGPKMDLKTKTRLELSVRVDDAATAEKLLESLGFSRFAVLRKRRAKYRLGDAIVAIDDVDGLGRFVEAEIAVDHDNPTDRARVLEIISSVGMGRPIRLSYLELIEIARSSAAASGNLGESPPAESEP, via the coding sequence TTGATAGAGGTTGAGGCCAAGGCCAGGGCGCCGGAGGATGCAGAGGAGAGGATCCTGCAGATGGGCGGTGTGCTGGAGGGGTTGGAGAACCACACCGACATATACTTCCGCTCCCCAGTTCGCGATTTCGCATCCAGCGACGAGGCGCTGCGAATAAGGATCAAGGATGATGGAGCGTACCTCACATACAAAGGTCCGAAGATGGATCTGAAAACAAAGACGCGGCTGGAGCTGAGCGTCAGGGTGGATGATGCAGCCACCGCCGAGAAACTGCTCGAGTCTCTGGGATTTTCCAGATTCGCTGTTCTCAGAAAGAGAAGAGCGAAGTACAGGCTGGGCGATGCGATCGTGGCTATTGACGATGTCGATGGGCTTGGAAGATTTGTGGAGGCGGAGATAGCGGTGGACCATGACAACCCCACAGACAGGGCGCGTGTGCTCGAGATAATCTCCAGCGTTGGCATGGGCAGGCCGATCAGACTATCGTACCTGGAGCTTATCGAGATCGCGCGGTCGAGTGCTGCAGCTTCTGGCAACCTTGGAGAAAGCCCTCCTGCAGAGTCGGAACCATAG
- a CDS encoding F420-dependent methylenetetrahydromethanopterin dehydrogenase: MFKIGFIKLGNIASSLVVDLALDEIAERTEIESKVVSHGPKMSRSEGERLAEEMRAWCPQLAVVVSPNAATPGPTAARNMLKGIPLIVVSDGPTKKESRDAMEAEGFGYIILPMDPLIGAKREFLDPAEMAIFNADALKVLSICGAVRLVQEEIDRAIASVAAGSPQLPHILATPELCAERMDFANPYARAKAIAALYMAQTAASIDAQACFRLKELEAIALAAAAGHEVIRAAARLADEARELEKSGDTVSRKPHARSGDLLVKRGLLEKPAKI; the protein is encoded by the coding sequence ATGTTCAAGATCGGTTTTATAAAGCTCGGAAATATCGCGTCTTCTCTTGTTGTTGATCTCGCGCTGGACGAGATCGCGGAGCGGACGGAGATCGAGTCCAAGGTTGTATCACATGGACCGAAGATGTCCAGGAGCGAGGGCGAGCGGCTGGCAGAGGAGATGCGCGCCTGGTGTCCCCAGCTCGCTGTCGTCGTCAGCCCGAACGCTGCGACGCCCGGGCCCACTGCTGCAAGGAACATGCTGAAGGGAATTCCGCTCATAGTCGTATCTGACGGACCCACCAAGAAGGAGTCAAGGGATGCGATGGAGGCAGAGGGCTTCGGCTACATCATCCTCCCGATGGATCCGCTCATAGGGGCGAAGCGCGAGTTTCTGGATCCGGCTGAGATGGCGATATTCAATGCAGACGCGCTCAAGGTGCTCAGCATATGCGGCGCTGTCAGGCTTGTGCAGGAGGAGATCGACAGGGCGATCGCATCTGTGGCCGCTGGATCTCCGCAGCTTCCACACATACTCGCCACACCGGAGCTCTGCGCAGAGCGCATGGACTTCGCAAATCCATATGCCAGAGCGAAGGCGATCGCTGCGCTCTACATGGCCCAGACGGCTGCGTCCATCGATGCGCAGGCCTGCTTCAGGCTCAAGGAGCTCGAGGCGATCGCCCTCGCTGCAGCCGCAGGGCATGAGGTCATTCGAGCAGCTGCAAGGCTCGCGGACGAGGCGAGAGAGCTGGAGAAGTCCGGGGACACTGTATCTAGAAAGCCCCACGCCCGGTCGGGAGATCTGCTGGTGAAGAGAGGGCTTCTGGAGAAGCCGGCGAAGATCTGA
- a CDS encoding YkgJ family cysteine cluster protein, producing the protein MAMKLPPVKVRSAFDVRWLCHRFFAPICLEEKRRGEHLSLLRDHWSGREEEQRKIDLGERVSFDIALPIPARDRGFAETCEGVEFFWEIFKCRRCGRCCYTPGAGLVLEEGDIRRISGFLGSKKRLRSMCRKGEDGTWILKQPCPFYDRSDGCRIYEVRPLTCRLYPLHPPLRDMPFNLAVDSFCPAAREVAKKTLGWWAICEKHWAEIVKASQK; encoded by the coding sequence ATGGCGATGAAGCTCCCTCCAGTGAAGGTGCGCAGCGCGTTTGATGTCAGGTGGCTCTGCCACAGGTTTTTCGCTCCCATCTGCCTCGAGGAGAAGAGGCGCGGCGAGCATCTATCTCTCCTCAGAGATCACTGGTCCGGCCGGGAGGAGGAGCAGAGGAAGATCGATCTCGGGGAGAGGGTATCATTCGATATAGCCCTGCCAATACCCGCGCGGGACAGGGGTTTCGCTGAGACGTGTGAGGGGGTGGAGTTCTTCTGGGAGATCTTCAAGTGCAGGAGATGCGGACGGTGCTGCTACACCCCCGGTGCAGGCCTGGTTCTGGAGGAGGGCGATATCCGGAGGATCTCGGGGTTTCTGGGCTCGAAGAAACGTCTCAGATCGATGTGCAGAAAGGGCGAGGATGGGACATGGATACTGAAGCAGCCCTGCCCCTTCTATGACAGGAGTGATGGCTGCAGGATCTACGAGGTCAGGCCGCTGACCTGCAGGCTGTACCCCCTTCATCCACCGCTCAGGGATATGCCGTTCAACCTCGCCGTCGACTCCTTCTGCCCTGCAGCCAGGGAGGTGGCGAAGAAGACACTGGGCTGGTGGGCGATCTGCGAGAAGCACTGGGCTGAGATAGTAAAAGCATCTCAGAAATGA
- a CDS encoding phosphoglycolate phosphatase, giving the protein MIEAVAVDIDGTLTDERRVLSPVSVSVIRELEVPVILVTGNTHCFTRAAAVLFGVRHFVAENGGVISSDDRIEIVGDRKMCDEAYEHLKERFGIKKFDSRYRLTDLVLIRGFDVDAASRYLESLNIPVDLVDTGFAIHIKNRGITKGTGLRRISERLGIPAESIAAIGDSPSDIPMMEISGFPAAVGNAHPSVKSAAMYVAERPFGEGFAEIIDHMRATGMI; this is encoded by the coding sequence TTGATTGAGGCGGTGGCCGTTGACATCGACGGCACACTCACAGATGAGAGGCGGGTTCTGAGCCCGGTCTCTGTCAGCGTGATCAGGGAGCTTGAGGTGCCTGTGATACTCGTGACAGGCAACACACACTGTTTCACCAGAGCTGCAGCGGTGCTCTTCGGGGTGAGACACTTCGTCGCAGAGAACGGCGGGGTGATATCATCGGACGACAGAATAGAGATCGTCGGCGACAGGAAAATGTGCGACGAGGCGTATGAGCACCTCAAAGAGAGGTTCGGCATAAAAAAGTTCGATTCCAGGTACCGTCTCACAGATCTCGTGCTCATCCGCGGCTTTGATGTGGATGCAGCCTCCAGGTACCTGGAGTCCCTGAACATTCCTGTGGATCTTGTCGATACAGGTTTTGCCATTCACATAAAGAACAGGGGAATAACAAAGGGCACGGGACTCAGAAGAATATCTGAGAGGCTGGGGATTCCAGCTGAAAGCATCGCAGCCATCGGCGACAGCCCGAGCGACATACCGATGATGGAGATCTCAGGTTTTCCGGCCGCTGTCGGGAATGCGCATCCATCTGTCAAATCAGCAGCAATGTACGTTGCAGAGCGCCCCTTCGGTGAGGGGTTCGCTGAGATAATCGATCACATGCGCGCCACAGGCATGATCTGA
- the radA gene encoding DNA repair and recombination protein RadA — protein sequence MKLLEDLPGVGPATAEKLREAGFTTIEAVAVASPGELVAAAEVGEATAAKIIAAAREAADIGGFETGDQVLERRKLVGKITTGSRNFDELLGGGMETQAIVELYGEFGSGKTQVAHQLAVNVQLPPELGGLNGSAIIIDTENTFRPERISQMVMGLRAIDDREWRPEDFLKNIHVARAYNSNHQILLAESAMELAESLRETEHPVRLLIVDSVTAHFRAEYVGRGTLADRQQKLNKHLHDLMRFADLNNALILVTNQVMAKPDTFFGDPTKPVGGHVLGHTATFRVYLRKSKGDKRIARLVDSPNLPDGEAVFSVTMEGLRD from the coding sequence ATGAAGCTATTGGAGGATCTACCTGGTGTTGGGCCTGCCACCGCGGAGAAGCTGAGGGAGGCGGGGTTTACAACAATAGAGGCTGTAGCAGTCGCCTCACCCGGGGAGCTTGTGGCAGCAGCCGAGGTTGGCGAGGCCACAGCTGCGAAGATAATCGCTGCAGCGAGGGAGGCCGCAGATATCGGAGGGTTCGAGACCGGAGATCAGGTTCTGGAGCGCAGGAAGCTCGTCGGCAAGATAACCACAGGCAGCAGGAACTTCGACGAGCTGCTCGGCGGCGGCATGGAGACTCAGGCGATAGTGGAGCTGTACGGCGAGTTCGGCTCGGGCAAGACCCAGGTGGCCCATCAGCTCGCGGTGAACGTCCAGCTTCCGCCGGAGCTCGGCGGCCTGAACGGTTCGGCGATCATCATAGACACAGAGAACACATTCAGGCCCGAGAGGATATCGCAGATGGTCATGGGGCTCAGGGCGATAGATGACCGGGAGTGGCGGCCTGAGGATTTCCTGAAGAACATACATGTCGCCAGGGCCTACAACTCGAACCACCAGATCCTGCTGGCTGAGAGCGCCATGGAGCTTGCAGAAAGCCTCAGGGAGACCGAACACCCTGTGAGGCTCCTGATAGTCGATTCTGTGACTGCGCATTTCAGGGCCGAGTACGTCGGCCGCGGAACCCTGGCCGACAGGCAGCAGAAGCTCAACAAGCATCTCCACGATCTCATGAGATTCGCGGATCTGAACAACGCGCTGATACTCGTCACGAACCAGGTGATGGCGAAGCCTGACACGTTTTTCGGTGACCCCACGAAGCCTGTTGGAGGTCACGTCCTGGGCCATACCGCGACGTTCAGGGTTTACCTCAGAAAGTCGAAGGGTGACAAGCGCATAGCCAGGCTCGTCGACTCCCCGAACCTCCCGGACGGCGAGGCGGTCTTCTCCGTGACGATGGAGGGTCTCAGGGATTGA
- a CDS encoding OB-fold nucleic acid binding domain-containing protein: MDEQLEEIFRQVSDRISIEDFEARVNEKVSLMGGLCDPLTAAMLVAHELGAGEILTRIKDIRPESGAVTFIGRVIQISEVREFSRSDGSTGKVASLTMGDETGMIKVTLWDDATDLISSGDIRVDQCLKVRGFPRLGRSGTEISIGRGCSIQEADRDIKVRVEPLKIAEIQPDMGEISIIAKIIDPGEAREFTRKDGSRGFVRSMLLGDETGSIGITLWNDHALIDVSEGDVLEVINCSSRERYGFVELQTSRYTVIRKSSSEVQYHERFTPIADLRVGEVCNIAGYLTGIGELREFQREDGTKGYVTSINVTDETGRVRVSLWGDLHRLLENADLGYRVEIMGGQVKNGWNGELEISCGRRSRITFAPPG, encoded by the coding sequence ATGGACGAGCAGCTCGAGGAGATCTTCAGGCAGGTCTCAGATCGAATAAGCATCGAGGACTTCGAGGCCAGAGTTAACGAGAAGGTCTCCCTCATGGGCGGATTATGCGATCCTCTAACAGCTGCCATGCTCGTCGCACATGAGCTCGGCGCTGGCGAGATTCTGACCAGGATAAAGGATATCAGGCCAGAGTCCGGAGCGGTCACGTTCATCGGCAGGGTGATCCAGATCTCTGAGGTGAGGGAGTTCAGCCGGTCGGATGGATCAACTGGAAAGGTCGCATCTCTCACCATGGGCGACGAGACCGGGATGATAAAGGTGACACTCTGGGATGATGCGACGGATCTGATAAGCTCGGGGGATATCAGGGTCGACCAGTGCCTCAAGGTCAGAGGCTTCCCACGGCTCGGAAGATCTGGAACCGAGATAAGCATCGGGAGGGGTTGCAGCATCCAGGAGGCTGACAGAGACATAAAGGTCAGGGTCGAGCCTCTGAAGATCGCGGAGATACAGCCTGATATGGGCGAGATCAGCATAATAGCAAAGATCATCGATCCTGGTGAGGCGAGGGAGTTCACAAGAAAGGACGGCTCGAGGGGGTTCGTCAGGAGCATGCTCCTAGGAGATGAGACAGGGAGCATCGGCATCACGCTCTGGAACGATCATGCTCTCATCGATGTTTCGGAGGGGGATGTTCTGGAGGTTATCAACTGCAGCTCCCGGGAGAGATACGGGTTCGTAGAGCTCCAGACCAGCAGGTACACTGTGATAAGAAAGAGCTCCTCTGAGGTTCAGTACCATGAGCGCTTCACGCCTATCGCAGACCTCAGGGTGGGGGAGGTGTGCAACATAGCCGGATACCTGACAGGGATCGGCGAGCTCAGGGAGTTTCAGAGGGAGGATGGCACAAAGGGATATGTCACAAGCATAAACGTCACAGATGAGACCGGGCGTGTGAGGGTCTCTCTCTGGGGTGATCTCCACCGTTTGCTGGAGAACGCGGATCTCGGTTACAGGGTCGAGATAATGGGCGGACAGGTCAAGAACGGCTGGAATGGCGAGCTGGAGATCAGCTGCGGCCGGAGGAGCAGGATCACTTTCGCGCCGCCTGGATAA